In Paraflavitalea devenefica, a single window of DNA contains:
- a CDS encoding glucose-1-phosphate adenylyltransferase — protein sequence MSKQVIAVILGGGAGTRLYPLTASRSKPAVPIAGKYRLVDIPISNCINSGITRMFVLTQFNSASLNKHIKNTYHFSIFSAAFVDILAAEQTPDNPSWYQGTADAVRQSLRHINQHECEYVLILSGDQLYQMDFQKMLANHKDTGADISIATIPVAAREASDFGILKSDDNNLITSFIEKPKKDLLPDWSSDTGPEMQAQGRDYLASMGIYIFNRKLLNDLLLDEYKDCTDFGKEILPKSLENYKVASYQYDGYWTDIGHIYSFFEANLALTQDIPPFNLFDNSNAVYTRARMLPPAKVSGTTLEKAIISEGCIINASRIEHSVIGIRSRIGYGTTIVSSYLMGTDYYETIEEMTHAQERGLPTLGIGDRCYIKNAIIDKNCRIGNDVRINGSDHLENTDHSLYTIKDGIVVVKKGAILPDGFVI from the coding sequence ATGAGTAAACAAGTGATTGCAGTCATATTGGGTGGAGGAGCCGGCACCAGGTTATACCCTCTTACAGCCAGTCGTTCCAAGCCTGCTGTACCCATTGCCGGAAAGTATCGCCTGGTGGATATTCCTATTTCCAACTGTATCAATTCGGGTATTACCCGGATGTTTGTACTTACGCAATTCAATTCTGCCTCGCTCAACAAGCACATTAAGAATACGTATCATTTTAGCATATTCAGCGCCGCTTTTGTGGATATCCTCGCGGCAGAGCAAACGCCGGACAATCCCTCCTGGTACCAGGGTACAGCGGATGCGGTGCGCCAGTCGCTCCGGCACATTAACCAGCATGAATGCGAATATGTACTCATATTGTCGGGTGATCAGCTTTACCAGATGGATTTCCAGAAAATGCTGGCCAACCATAAGGACACCGGCGCTGATATTTCTATTGCCACCATCCCGGTAGCTGCCCGTGAAGCCTCTGATTTCGGGATATTAAAATCAGATGACAATAACCTGATCACTTCTTTCATAGAGAAGCCTAAAAAAGACCTGTTGCCCGATTGGTCGAGCGATACCGGGCCTGAAATGCAGGCCCAGGGCAGGGATTACCTGGCTTCCATGGGTATCTATATTTTCAACCGCAAGTTGCTGAACGACCTGTTGCTGGATGAATACAAGGATTGTACAGACTTCGGGAAGGAGATCCTGCCCAAATCACTGGAAAATTATAAAGTGGCCAGCTACCAGTATGATGGTTACTGGACAGACATCGGGCATATTTACTCCTTCTTTGAGGCCAACCTGGCGCTTACACAGGATATTCCTCCTTTCAACCTGTTCGACAATTCCAATGCCGTGTATACACGGGCCCGTATGCTGCCGCCTGCCAAGGTCAGTGGCACTACCCTCGAAAAGGCGATCATTTCAGAAGGTTGTATCATTAATGCCAGCCGTATTGAACACAGTGTGATTGGTATCCGCAGCCGTATTGGTTATGGCACCACCATTGTGAGCAGCTACCTGATGGGGACCGATTATTATGAAACCATTGAGGAAATGACCCATGCACAGGAGCGCGGACTGCCTACGCTGGGCATTGGCGACCGTTGCTATATAAAGAATGCCATCATTGATAAAAACTGCCGTATTGGTAATGATGTACGCATCAATGGCAGCGATCACCTCGAAAATACCGACCACTCCCTGTATACCATCAAGGACGGTATCGTGGTCGTTAAAAAAGGCGCCATCCTGCCGGATGGATTTGTGATATAA